The Streptomyces sp. P9-A4 genome contains a region encoding:
- a CDS encoding glutamate ABC transporter substrate-binding protein translates to MPNGTYPLVRRTAKRLRGWGGVAAMALACGLTASLTLLPLAQEGDGVSAAPGTYGPGPGFGSAVQVRADTCRNPEASLTPSSADGPSIDAIKKRGKLVVGVDQSSYRWGYRDPEKGTLEGFDIELARAIAADILGNRNDVILRAIPTNQRTALLNSGKIDLVVRTMTINCKRIGEVAFSTAYFQAGQQVLAAKDDKTITGYNSSLRGKRICTAEGSTAYDALAEKSFGAVFKDEGDGTKDDKDLLTVPNQLDCLVRLQLGEVDAIVTDNALAAGQAAQDPAVELKGRPFTEEYYGVAAKLGNDDLVRRVNQVLVGYRQGPWQAAYKKWLEKDLPGITRPPQPR, encoded by the coding sequence ATGCCGAACGGCACGTACCCGCTGGTGCGGCGGACGGCGAAGCGGCTCCGGGGCTGGGGCGGGGTGGCCGCCATGGCCCTGGCGTGCGGGCTCACCGCCTCGCTGACCCTGCTGCCGCTGGCACAGGAGGGCGACGGCGTCTCGGCGGCCCCCGGGACGTACGGCCCCGGCCCCGGTTTCGGGTCGGCCGTCCAGGTCAGGGCGGACACCTGCCGGAACCCGGAGGCCTCGCTGACCCCCTCGTCGGCGGACGGGCCCTCGATCGACGCGATCAAGAAGCGCGGCAAGCTGGTCGTCGGCGTCGACCAGTCCAGCTACCGCTGGGGCTACCGGGACCCGGAGAAGGGCACCCTGGAGGGCTTCGACATCGAGCTGGCCCGCGCCATCGCCGCGGACATCCTGGGCAACCGGAACGACGTGATCCTGCGGGCGATCCCCACCAATCAGCGGACCGCCCTCCTGAACAGCGGCAAGATCGACCTCGTCGTGCGCACGATGACGATCAACTGCAAGCGGATCGGCGAGGTCGCCTTCTCCACCGCCTACTTCCAGGCCGGGCAGCAGGTCCTGGCGGCCAAGGACGACAAGACCATCACGGGCTACAACTCCTCGCTGCGCGGGAAGCGGATCTGCACCGCCGAGGGGTCCACGGCCTACGACGCGCTGGCGGAGAAATCCTTCGGGGCGGTCTTCAAGGACGAGGGCGACGGCACCAAGGACGACAAGGACCTGCTGACCGTCCCCAACCAGCTGGACTGCCTGGTCAGGCTCCAGCTGGGCGAGGTCGATGCGATCGTCACCGACAACGCCCTGGCGGCCGGCCAGGCCGCGCAGGACCCGGCGGTCGAGCTCAAGGGCCGGCCGTTCACCGAGGAGTACTACGGGGTGGCGGCCAAGCTGGGCAACGACGACCTGGTGCGCCGGGTCAACCAGGTGCTCGTGGGGTACCGGCAGGGCCCCTGGCAGGCGGCGTACAAGAAGTGGCTGGAGAAGGACCTGCCCGGGATAACCAGGCCGCCCCAGCCCCGGTAG
- a CDS encoding tetratricopeptide repeat protein has product MRSSGTSTGQSARNRLGAGLVSIPEVPRPDPRAAVMENAEVPERKRFCSRSDCGAPVGRSRGDREGRTEGFCTKCGHPYSFVPKLRGGDIVHGQYEVAGCLAHGGLGWIYLAVDRAVSDRWVVLKGLLDTGDQDAMEAAISERRFLAEIEHSNIVRIYNFVEHLDQRTGSMDGYIVMEYVGGKSLKEIANDRRTPDGRRDPLPVEQACAYGIEALEALGHLHSRNLLYCDFKVDNAIQSEDQLKLIDMGAVRRMDDDESAIYGTVGYQAPEVAEVGPSVASDLYTVARTLAVMTFDFQGYTNVFADSLPDPEHIEVFRTYESFYRFLVRATDPDPARRFASAQEMAEQLTGVLREVVALQSGRPRPALSTLFGTEVRVTDTALFAELTEDVSLLGARTGRRRAARAAAVPGALPPAGPAAPGQGLGSLLATLDTPATALALPVPHVDIGDPNAGLLAGLAVAAPGELLAALHAAPAPSTELRLRTLRAQLELGDAPSAVRTLAGLEERDPDDWRIVWYRGVASLVTGDHEHAALAFDAVYDAFPGEPAPKLALGICAEVLGQLDNAAEYYRLVWATDPSFVSAAFGLARVRLAAGDRAGAVRTLESVPEASIHYTAARVATVRARLRRRPAADPLGPDLTAAAAQVSALQGFGLDAVRREQLSTEVLGTALDWVLSGSPGAEPGGGALLLGSELDERGLRFGLERSYRVLARLAQRGEERIELVERANRFRPRTWV; this is encoded by the coding sequence GTGCGCTCCTCGGGCACCTCGACCGGGCAGTCCGCCCGCAACCGGCTGGGCGCGGGTCTGGTGTCGATCCCCGAGGTGCCGCGTCCGGACCCGCGGGCCGCGGTGATGGAGAACGCCGAGGTCCCCGAGCGGAAGCGTTTCTGCTCGCGTTCCGACTGCGGGGCGCCGGTGGGCCGTTCGCGGGGTGACCGGGAGGGCCGTACGGAGGGCTTCTGCACCAAGTGCGGGCACCCGTACTCCTTCGTGCCGAAGCTGCGCGGCGGGGACATCGTCCACGGCCAGTACGAGGTCGCGGGCTGTCTCGCGCACGGCGGCCTCGGCTGGATCTACCTGGCCGTCGACCGGGCCGTCTCCGACCGGTGGGTCGTCCTCAAGGGCCTGCTCGACACCGGCGACCAGGACGCGATGGAGGCGGCGATCTCCGAGCGCCGCTTCCTCGCCGAGATCGAGCACTCCAACATCGTCCGCATCTACAACTTCGTCGAGCACCTCGACCAGCGCACCGGCTCCATGGACGGCTACATCGTCATGGAGTACGTCGGCGGCAAGTCGCTCAAGGAGATCGCCAACGACCGGCGCACCCCGGACGGCCGGCGCGATCCGCTGCCGGTCGAGCAGGCCTGCGCGTACGGGATCGAGGCCCTGGAGGCGCTCGGGCACCTGCACAGCAGGAACCTGCTGTACTGCGACTTCAAGGTCGACAACGCCATCCAGTCCGAGGACCAGCTCAAGCTGATCGACATGGGCGCGGTCCGGCGGATGGACGACGACGAGTCCGCGATCTACGGCACGGTCGGCTACCAGGCGCCGGAGGTGGCCGAGGTCGGCCCCTCGGTGGCGAGCGACCTGTACACGGTGGCGCGCACGCTCGCCGTGATGACCTTCGACTTCCAGGGCTACACGAACGTCTTCGCGGACTCGCTGCCGGACCCGGAGCACATCGAGGTCTTCCGGACGTACGAGTCCTTCTACCGCTTCCTGGTCCGCGCCACCGACCCGGACCCGGCGCGCCGGTTCGCCTCCGCGCAGGAGATGGCCGAGCAGCTGACCGGGGTGCTGCGCGAGGTCGTGGCGCTCCAGTCGGGACGGCCGCGCCCGGCGCTCTCGACGCTGTTCGGCACGGAGGTGCGGGTCACGGACACGGCTCTGTTCGCGGAGCTGACGGAGGACGTGTCGCTGCTGGGGGCACGCACCGGGCGCAGGCGGGCGGCGCGGGCCGCCGCCGTGCCGGGGGCGCTTCCTCCGGCGGGTCCCGCCGCGCCCGGACAGGGGCTCGGGTCCCTGCTCGCGACGCTCGACACGCCCGCCACCGCGCTCGCGCTGCCCGTGCCGCACGTCGACATCGGCGACCCCAACGCCGGGCTGCTCGCCGGACTCGCGGTCGCCGCCCCCGGCGAACTGCTCGCCGCGCTGCACGCCGCGCCCGCGCCCTCCACGGAGCTGCGGCTGCGCACCCTGCGGGCCCAGCTGGAACTGGGTGACGCGCCCTCCGCCGTACGGACCCTGGCGGGTCTGGAGGAGCGGGACCCGGACGACTGGCGGATCGTCTGGTACCGGGGCGTCGCCTCCCTGGTGACCGGGGACCACGAGCACGCGGCGCTCGCCTTCGACGCGGTCTACGACGCCTTCCCCGGCGAGCCGGCGCCGAAGCTGGCGCTCGGGATCTGCGCCGAGGTGCTCGGCCAGCTGGACAACGCCGCCGAGTACTACCGCCTGGTGTGGGCCACCGACCCGAGCTTCGTCAGCGCCGCATTCGGGCTCGCCCGGGTGCGGCTCGCGGCGGGCGACCGGGCCGGGGCCGTACGGACCCTGGAGTCCGTGCCGGAGGCCTCGATCCACTACACGGCGGCCCGGGTGGCGACCGTGCGGGCGCGGCTGCGGCGGCGCCCGGCGGCGGACCCGCTCGGGCCCGATCTGACGGCGGCGGCGGCGCAGGTCTCCGCGCTCCAGGGCTTCGGTCTGGACGCGGTGCGCCGGGAGCAGTTGTCGACCGAGGTCCTCGGGACGGCCCTCGACTGGGTACTCTCCGGGAGTCCCGGTGCGGAACCGGGCGGCGGCGCGCTGCTGCTCGGGAGTGAACTGGACGAGCGCGGACTGCGCTTCGGCCTCGAACGCTCGTACCGGGTGCTGGCCCGGCTCGCCCAGCGGGGCGAGGAGAGGATCGAACTGGTGGAGCGGGCCAACCGCTTCCGCCCCCGGACGTGGGTGTGA